One genomic segment of Hordeum vulgare subsp. vulgare chromosome 2H, MorexV3_pseudomolecules_assembly, whole genome shotgun sequence includes these proteins:
- the LOC123426607 gene encoding uncharacterized protein At1g32220, chloroplastic, whose product MSPSTLLVRPPAPANPSLPPRRCAPVSAAAATLRTSPAASSVAHFSRLRTKCRFAAPGVREDYSSTPIDVVADVKTEKIVVLGGSGFVGSAICRAAVAKGIEVVSLSRSGRPSYSDPWADEVTWLAGDVFYARWEDVLVGATAVVSTLGGFGNEEQMKRINGEANAIAVDAAKEFGIPKFILISVHDYNLPSFLLTSGYFTGKRKAESEVLSKYPSSGVVLRPGFIYGKRKVDGYEIPLDIVGQPLEKLLSSVENFTKPLSALPGSDLVLAPPVNVEDVAYAVINAVIDDSFFGVFTIEQIKEAAASARV is encoded by the exons ATGTCCCCCTCGACACTGCTCGTCCGGCCACCGGCGCCGGCGAATCCGTCCCTTCCGCCTCGTCGGTGCGCGCCCGTATCAGCAGCGGCAGCGACGCTCCGCACGTCTCCTGCCGCCTCCTCCGTGGCTCACTTCTCTAG GCTGCGAACCAAGTGCAGGTTTGCTGCCCCCGGTGTGAGAGAAGATTACTCTTCTACGCCAATCGATGTCGTAGCCGACGTGAAAACAGAGAAG ATTGTAGTCTTGGGAGGAAGTGGATTTGTCGGTTCTGCTATATGCAGAGCTGCAGTAGCTAAAGGCATTGAGGTTGTGAGTCTCAGCAG GTCAGGAAGACCGTCTTACTCTGATCCTTGGGCTGATGAAGTTACTTGGCTAGCAG gagatgtttTCTATGCAAGATGGGAGGACGTACTAGTAGGGGCTACTGCTGTTGTGTCTACCCTTGGAGGATTTGGTAATGAAGAACAGATGAAAAGGATAAATGGTGAAGCAAATGCCATAGCAGTAGACGCTGCAAAAGAATTTG GGATCCCGAAATTTATTTTGATCTCTGTTCATGATTACAACCTTCCATCCTTTCTCCTTACCTCGGGCTATTTCACTGGTAAGAGAAAGGCTGAATCTGAAGTCCTCTCCAAATACCCATCCTCAG GTGTTGTATTGAGGCCTGGGTTTATTTACGGTAAAAGGAAAGTAGATGGCTACGAGATACCGCTCGACATCGTAGGGCAACCACTTGAGAAGCTACTTTCGTCTGTCGAAAATTTCACCAAACCATTGAGTGCATTGCCTGGTTCGGACCTGGTCCTCGCACCCCCTGTGAATGTGGAAGATGTCGCCTACGCCGTGATCAACGCCGTCATAGATGACAGCTTCTTCGGCGTGTTCACAATCGAGCAGATCAAGGAAGCAGCAGCCAGTGCGAGAGTGTAG
- the LOC123426608 gene encoding uncharacterized protein LOC123426608, translating to MDVFIHEDYVNKRNMVRREQKKKTQVQVLQLGSTGACRPALARARGEGIPGTPRQCLTPTSLSPSSTIESPASGSSEEAVSSDHRRLFDCLKPY from the coding sequence ATGGACGTATTCATCCACGAGGACTACGTGAACAAGCGCAACATGGTGAGgagggagcagaagaagaagacgcAGGTGCAGGTGCTGCAGCTGGGCAGCACAGGCGCCTGCCGGCCGGCGCTGGCGCGGGCGCGCGGGGAGGGCATCCCAGGAACGCCGAGGCAGTGCCTGACGCCGACCAGCCTCTCACCGTCGTCCACCATCGAGTCTCCCGCGTCAGGCTCGTCGGAGGAAGCCGTCTCATCGGATCACCGCCGCCTCTTCGATTGCCTGAAGCCGTACTAG